In a genomic window of Sphingomonas lutea:
- a CDS encoding nitroreductase family protein produces the protein MLNDCTSARSLLETRRSGRPAEMTGPGPTPDELNAMLAIAARTPDHGKLCPWRFVTVSSLQRDAFADLLLRALAEANPHANDAHREKEAAFAYYPGQLVVLVSAPVPDHKIPLWEQELSCGAAGMNLLHAASALGFVGGWLTGWRAYSERVRAAFCAPGERIAGFIFIGHPARELEERPRPSLTQVVRSWQAPIA, from the coding sequence ATGCTCAACGACTGCACTTCCGCCCGTTCCCTGCTGGAGACGCGACGCTCGGGCCGCCCGGCCGAAATGACCGGCCCAGGCCCGACGCCCGATGAGCTGAACGCCATGCTGGCAATCGCCGCGCGCACGCCCGATCACGGCAAGCTCTGTCCATGGCGCTTCGTCACGGTGTCGTCGCTGCAGCGCGATGCGTTCGCCGACCTCCTGCTGCGCGCACTCGCGGAGGCGAATCCGCACGCCAATGACGCGCATCGGGAGAAGGAAGCGGCATTTGCATATTATCCCGGCCAGCTGGTGGTCCTCGTCTCGGCCCCCGTCCCCGACCACAAGATCCCGCTTTGGGAGCAGGAGTTGTCGTGCGGCGCGGCAGGGATGAACCTGCTTCACGCCGCGAGCGCATTGGGTTTCGTCGGTGGCTGGCTTACCGGATGGCGCGCTTACTCGGAGCGTGTGCGCGCGGCCTTCTGCGCCCCCGGTGAACGAATCGCCGGTTTCATCTTCATCGGCCATCCGGCGCGCGAGCTGGAGGAACGGCCGCGCCCCTCCCTGACGCAAGTCGTCCGTAGCTGGCAGGCGCCGATAGCCTGA
- the glmM gene encoding phosphoglucosamine mutase, producing MTRKLFGTDGIRGLTNSEPMTAETALRVGMAAGAHFLRGDHRHRVVIGKDTRLSGYMMESALVAGFASVGMDVVLLGPLPTPAVAMLTRSMRADLGVMISASHNAFQDNGIKLFGPDGYKLSDEAEMEIETRMKGKGELANPGAIGRVRRIDDARGRYIHFLKTTFPEQLRLDGLKVVVDCANGAAYQVAPEALWELGAEVVPLGVAPDGLNINDGCGSTQPATLQETVVASGADIGLALDGDADRLIVVDEKGQLVDGDQLMALIALGLQRRGELRGNALVATVMSNLGLERRMEAAGIRLARTQVGDRYVLEEMRRSGCNIGGEQSGHIILTDHSTTGDGLVAGLQVLATLVEAQRPASELLRQFEPVPQLLKNVRFDGGAPLEAAEVKQRIAAAEAELEGRGRLLIRKSGTEPLIRVMAEGDDAAQVERLVDSICEAVQAAA from the coding sequence ATGACGCGCAAATTGTTCGGCACCGATGGCATTCGTGGGCTCACCAACAGCGAACCGATGACGGCCGAGACCGCGCTGCGCGTCGGCATGGCGGCGGGGGCGCATTTTCTGCGCGGCGACCACCGCCATCGCGTGGTGATCGGTAAGGACACGCGACTTTCCGGCTACATGATGGAATCGGCGCTGGTCGCGGGCTTTGCCAGCGTCGGCATGGATGTCGTCCTTCTCGGCCCGTTGCCGACCCCCGCGGTGGCGATGCTGACGCGGTCGATGCGCGCGGACCTGGGTGTGATGATCAGCGCCTCGCACAACGCCTTCCAGGACAATGGCATCAAATTGTTCGGCCCCGACGGCTACAAGCTCAGCGACGAAGCCGAGATGGAGATCGAGACGCGGATGAAGGGCAAGGGCGAGCTTGCCAATCCGGGTGCGATCGGGCGGGTCCGGCGGATCGACGACGCGCGTGGCCGCTACATCCATTTCCTCAAGACCACTTTCCCTGAGCAACTTCGGCTCGATGGCCTCAAGGTGGTCGTCGATTGCGCCAATGGCGCGGCGTACCAGGTGGCGCCCGAAGCTTTGTGGGAGCTTGGCGCCGAGGTCGTACCGCTCGGAGTTGCGCCTGACGGGCTCAACATCAACGACGGCTGCGGGTCGACCCAGCCGGCGACGCTGCAGGAAACCGTGGTCGCGAGCGGCGCGGACATTGGGCTTGCCCTCGACGGCGACGCCGATCGGCTGATCGTGGTCGATGAGAAAGGCCAGCTGGTCGACGGCGACCAATTGATGGCGTTGATCGCGCTCGGCCTGCAGCGGCGCGGTGAGTTGCGCGGTAACGCCCTCGTCGCAACGGTGATGTCAAACCTCGGGCTCGAGCGGCGAATGGAAGCGGCGGGGATCAGGCTTGCCCGCACGCAAGTCGGCGACCGCTACGTGCTTGAGGAGATGCGGCGCAGCGGCTGCAATATCGGCGGCGAACAATCGGGGCACATCATCCTGACCGACCATTCGACCACCGGCGACGGGCTGGTCGCGGGGCTTCAGGTTCTTGCGACCCTGGTCGAGGCGCAAAGACCCGCGAGCGAGCTGCTGCGCCAGTTCGAACCGGTCCCGCAATTGCTCAAGAACGTCCGTTTCGACGGCGGCGCGCCGCTCGAAGCGGCCGAGGTCAAGCAGCGCATCGCGGCGGCTGAAGCCGAACTTGAAGGCCGCGGCCGCTTGCTCATTCGCAAATCGGGCACCGAACCCTTGATCCGCGTCATGGCCGAGGGCGATGATGCCGCGCAGGTCGAGCGGCTTGTCGACAGCATCTGTGAGGCGGTCCAGGCCGCCGCGTGA
- a CDS encoding amidohydrolase family protein: protein MIRAALAVVLLTAALPAQAQTIAITNGILATGDGTEPVQGGTVVIRNGRIVAAGAGIRIPADAQVVDATGKWITPGIVGGFSRLGLVEVDAVDATNDSEANNSPFSAALDVVPSINPLASAIAVNRHDGVTRAIVAPSTGKSIFAGQGAVIDTGADMEPITAARRFQFVELGESGAGTAGGSRSAAYALFRNALREASQLRRFAPSVQGGGGDQPDARLDPVVRDPNESRVFDAQRNDDVLLTRFDATALVPVLQGRQYLLVHVERASDILQVLGLKREFPSLKLVLVGASEGWTVADRIARAGVPVIASAVNDLPASFEQLAATQSNVGRMRAVGVQVAIGTIDDDDTRMVFRQRNYAGNLVALQRVPGASGVSWGEALAMITSRPAQAIGMGGEIGSIAAGRRGDVVVWSGDPLDGTSAAEMVFIDGVRQPLDNHQTRLRDRYRDLTKRDLPEAYRH, encoded by the coding sequence GTGATCCGCGCCGCGCTCGCGGTGGTGCTCCTCACCGCTGCTTTACCGGCACAGGCGCAAACCATCGCCATCACCAACGGCATCCTCGCCACCGGCGATGGGACCGAGCCGGTGCAGGGCGGGACGGTCGTCATCCGCAATGGCCGTATCGTCGCGGCCGGCGCTGGCATTCGTATCCCCGCGGATGCGCAAGTGGTCGATGCGACGGGCAAATGGATCACGCCGGGCATCGTCGGTGGCTTTTCACGGCTCGGCCTCGTCGAAGTCGACGCGGTCGACGCCACGAACGATAGCGAAGCGAACAACTCTCCGTTCAGCGCGGCGCTCGATGTCGTGCCTTCGATCAATCCGCTCGCGTCCGCCATTGCCGTCAACCGCCACGATGGCGTGACTCGCGCGATCGTCGCGCCAAGCACGGGGAAGAGCATCTTCGCGGGGCAGGGTGCCGTTATCGATACCGGCGCCGACATGGAGCCGATCACCGCGGCGCGCCGGTTCCAGTTCGTCGAACTGGGCGAATCGGGCGCGGGCACCGCTGGCGGTTCGCGCTCGGCGGCCTATGCCTTGTTCCGCAATGCCTTGCGCGAAGCCAGTCAGCTGCGGCGCTTCGCACCCTCCGTGCAGGGCGGCGGTGGTGATCAGCCAGACGCGCGCCTCGACCCCGTGGTCCGTGATCCCAATGAATCGCGCGTCTTCGACGCCCAGCGCAACGATGACGTTTTGCTGACGCGGTTTGACGCGACCGCTCTCGTGCCCGTGCTGCAAGGCCGGCAATATCTGCTGGTCCATGTCGAGCGGGCCAGCGACATCCTTCAGGTGTTGGGACTCAAGCGCGAATTCCCGTCGCTCAAGCTCGTCCTCGTCGGGGCCAGCGAAGGCTGGACAGTAGCGGATCGCATCGCCCGCGCCGGCGTGCCGGTGATCGCTTCCGCCGTGAACGACCTTCCGGCCAGCTTCGAGCAGCTTGCCGCGACCCAGTCCAACGTCGGCCGAATGCGCGCGGTGGGGGTGCAGGTGGCGATCGGGACCATCGATGACGACGATACCCGCATGGTATTCCGCCAGCGCAACTATGCCGGGAATTTGGTTGCGCTGCAGCGCGTGCCGGGCGCCAGCGGCGTCAGCTGGGGCGAGGCGCTGGCGATGATCACATCGCGCCCGGCGCAGGCCATCGGCATGGGCGGGGAGATTGGCAGCATTGCCGCGGGCCGGCGCGGGGACGTGGTCGTCTGGTCAGGCGACCCGCTGGATGGCACGAGCGCGGCGGAAATGGTCTTCATCGACGGCGTCCGCCAGCCACTCGACAACCATCAGACACGCCTGCGCGACCGTTACCGCGACCTCACCAAGCGCGACCTGCCGGAGGCGTACCGGCATTGA
- a CDS encoding NnrU family protein, whose translation MGGLALALAAFVGTHFLMSHPLRELLVRGMGERAFQGFYSLIALVTLGVAIWIYGRIGDQTPYWVASDAGWILASLLMWFGSILLVGSFVRNPALPGARLEQGMLPHGVFAITRHPMMWGFAIWAIVHLIVVATPKSLLLDGAILVLALAGSVGQDRKKAARMGERFHEWTAQTAFVPFTRGLANPGMVALVGGTLLFLLATWLHPMPAGFWRWIG comes from the coding sequence ATGGGCGGCCTTGCGCTTGCCCTTGCGGCCTTCGTCGGCACGCATTTCTTGATGTCGCACCCGCTGCGCGAGCTCCTCGTCCGGGGCATGGGCGAAAGAGCGTTTCAGGGATTCTATTCGCTCATTGCGCTGGTCACGCTCGGTGTCGCGATCTGGATCTACGGCCGGATCGGCGATCAGACGCCATACTGGGTCGCGAGCGATGCCGGTTGGATCCTGGCCAGCCTGCTGATGTGGTTCGGCTCGATCCTCCTCGTCGGGTCATTCGTGCGCAACCCCGCGTTGCCGGGCGCGCGGCTCGAGCAGGGCATGCTTCCGCACGGGGTGTTCGCCATCACCCGCCACCCGATGATGTGGGGCTTTGCCATCTGGGCGATCGTTCACCTGATCGTCGTCGCGACTCCGAAATCGCTTCTGCTTGATGGCGCGATCCTCGTCCTCGCGCTCGCCGGATCGGTCGGACAGGACCGCAAGAAAGCCGCGCGCATGGGTGAACGTTTTCACGAATGGACCGCGCAGACCGCTTTCGTGCCGTTCACGCGGGGGCTTGCGAACCCCGGCATGGTCGCGCTGGTCGGCGGGACATTGCTGTTCCTGCTTGCGACCTGGCTTCACCCGATGCCCGCAGGCTTCTGGCGCTGGATCGGCTAA
- a CDS encoding L-threonylcarbamoyladenylate synthase, whose translation MATAKTRVLGYDCEAIAEAARLILAGDPVAMPTETVYGLAADATNAQAVARIYEAKGRPSFNPLIVHVPHLAAAEMIGVLDDAAIALAEQHWPGPLTLVVPLNPTAGITSIVTAGLPTVGIRVPAHPAMQELLQAVGRPLAAPSANASGAISPTRAEHVLKSLGGRIPLIVDGGATERGIESTIVAATGGPLRLLRAGPIEVEAAPVSGSKIEAPGQLASHYAPSKPLRLNATAAAADEFLIGFGAVAGHANLSSTGDLVEAAARLFDLLHQADAAPQPRIGVAPIPGEGLGAAINDRLLRAAA comes from the coding sequence ATGGCGACCGCCAAAACCCGTGTCCTTGGCTATGACTGTGAGGCCATTGCCGAAGCCGCGCGGCTGATCCTGGCCGGCGATCCGGTCGCGATGCCGACCGAGACCGTCTACGGCCTCGCTGCCGACGCGACCAACGCTCAGGCAGTCGCGCGCATTTATGAAGCCAAGGGCCGGCCGAGTTTCAACCCGCTGATCGTCCACGTCCCCCACCTCGCTGCCGCAGAGATGATCGGCGTGCTGGACGATGCCGCCATTGCCCTCGCGGAGCAGCATTGGCCCGGCCCCCTCACCCTCGTCGTCCCGCTGAATCCCACGGCAGGCATCACATCAATCGTAACCGCAGGGTTGCCCACGGTCGGCATTCGCGTGCCCGCACATCCGGCGATGCAGGAACTGCTGCAGGCAGTCGGCCGCCCGCTGGCCGCACCATCCGCCAACGCCAGCGGCGCGATCAGCCCGACGCGCGCCGAGCATGTCCTGAAGAGCCTGGGCGGCCGCATCCCGCTCATCGTCGACGGCGGGGCGACCGAACGGGGCATCGAATCCACCATCGTCGCGGCCACCGGCGGCCCATTGCGCCTCCTCCGCGCAGGGCCGATCGAGGTCGAAGCCGCGCCCGTTTCTGGATCGAAGATCGAAGCGCCGGGACAACTCGCCAGCCATTACGCGCCTTCGAAGCCGCTGCGCCTCAACGCCACGGCGGCGGCGGCGGACGAATTCCTCATCGGCTTCGGCGCCGTGGCTGGTCATGCCAACCTCAGCTCAACCGGCGACCTCGTCGAAGCCGCGGCGCGCCTGTTCGACCTGCTGCATCAAGCGGATGCAGCGCCGCAGCCCCGGATCGGCGTCGCGCCAATCCCTGGAGAAGGGCTAGGCGCCGCGATCAATGACCGCCTGCTCCGTGCCGCGGCTTAA
- a CDS encoding amidohydrolase, whose translation MRTGRLAGAALALLALSGCASLAPKPKAAPPIKVNLNPYPSTYQRYAGVPTVIRGATVFDGEGQQINNGTIVFADGAIVGVGGADLPVPAGAQVIDGTGKYVTPGIIDVHSHLGNYPSPGVPAHSDGNESTSPARPEVWAEHSVWPQDPGFSRALINGGVTTFQVLPGSANLFGGRSVTLKNVPARTAQGMKFPGAPYGLKMACGENPKRNYGGKGQMPQTRMGNIAYARGVWLKAQAYKRKWDRYERNGGEMPERDIAMDTLRGVLAKQIIIHNHCYRADEMAQMIDMAKEFGYRIGTFHHAVESYKVADILAKEGICSAMWSDWYGFKMESYDGIKENIPFVHNAGACAIVHSDDPNGIQRLNQEAAKALADGIRAGVPNLSEPIAWTWLSRNPAYALGILDKTGTLKAGKMADVVLWNGNPFSHYSRPERVWIDGALMYDANDPKRRPVSDFELGQPGEGDVK comes from the coding sequence ATGCGCACCGGACGGCTGGCAGGGGCGGCGCTGGCGTTGCTGGCGCTGTCCGGTTGTGCGTCGCTGGCCCCGAAGCCCAAGGCCGCGCCGCCGATCAAGGTCAATCTCAACCCCTATCCGTCGACCTACCAGCGCTATGCCGGTGTGCCGACGGTGATCCGCGGCGCCACGGTGTTCGATGGCGAGGGGCAGCAGATCAACAACGGCACGATCGTTTTCGCCGACGGTGCGATCGTTGGCGTCGGCGGGGCGGACCTGCCGGTTCCGGCCGGCGCGCAGGTCATCGACGGCACGGGGAAATATGTAACGCCCGGAATCATCGACGTGCACAGTCACCTCGGCAATTATCCCTCGCCAGGCGTACCGGCGCATTCGGACGGCAATGAATCGACGTCGCCGGCGCGCCCGGAAGTGTGGGCCGAACATAGCGTGTGGCCGCAGGACCCGGGCTTTTCGCGCGCGCTGATCAACGGCGGCGTCACGACATTTCAAGTGCTGCCGGGGTCGGCCAATCTCTTCGGCGGCCGCTCGGTCACGCTCAAGAACGTGCCGGCGCGCACCGCGCAGGGCATGAAGTTCCCCGGAGCGCCCTATGGCCTCAAGATGGCGTGCGGCGAAAACCCCAAGCGCAACTACGGCGGCAAAGGGCAGATGCCGCAGACGCGCATGGGGAACATCGCTTATGCGCGCGGCGTGTGGCTGAAGGCGCAGGCCTATAAGCGCAAATGGGACCGGTACGAGCGCAACGGCGGCGAAATGCCCGAGCGCGATATCGCCATGGATACGCTGCGCGGCGTTCTGGCCAAGCAGATCATCATCCACAATCACTGTTACCGCGCCGACGAAATGGCACAGATGATCGATATGGCCAAGGAGTTCGGTTACCGCATCGGCACGTTCCATCACGCGGTCGAAAGTTACAAGGTCGCCGACATCCTCGCAAAGGAAGGCATCTGCTCGGCGATGTGGTCAGACTGGTACGGCTTCAAGATGGAAAGCTACGACGGGATCAAGGAGAATATCCCGTTCGTCCACAATGCCGGCGCCTGCGCGATCGTCCATTCCGACGATCCTAACGGGATCCAACGCCTCAACCAGGAAGCCGCCAAGGCACTTGCCGACGGCATTCGCGCCGGGGTGCCCAACCTGTCAGAACCGATCGCCTGGACCTGGCTCAGCCGCAATCCCGCCTATGCGCTTGGGATCCTCGACAAAACGGGAACCTTGAAGGCGGGCAAGATGGCGGACGTGGTGCTGTGGAACGGCAATCCGTTCAGCCATTACAGCCGGCCCGAGCGCGTGTGGATTGACGGCGCGCTGATGTACGACGCAAATGATCCGAAAAGGCGCCCGGTCAGCGATTTCGAGCTTGGCCAGCCCGGCGAAGGGGACGTCAAGTGA
- a CDS encoding peptide MFS transporter, whose protein sequence is MKPMGLWQEGDWIAAVAVFVLAIFLTVGAKVAIQKEPEFAGHPKGLYMLFFAEMWERFSYYGMRALLIFYLTQHWLFSDSKSTLIYGAYTSLVYITPVLGGYLADRYLGQRKAVLFGGVLLAAGHSLMAVEGVGGQSDPTINVFWAALAFIIVGSGFLKANISVMVGQLYKLTDVRRDGAYTIFYMGINLGAAVGTILVGYLGQTIGWGYGFGLAGLGMLAGLVVFVLGRGALHGAGEAPRALSKSKEWTLYAIGIGAVAVIWALVQYQDIIQSLLVVSGIGLLGYVLYESFKLDKEPRERMFAILFLIALNPLFWGLFEQAGGSMNLFTDRFVDRSGVPASIFQSINPIYIILLAPLFAGLWVQLAKRGKEPSAPAKFGLALAQMGLANLVLVWGAQAYGLAAMTPVIFVFLYYLLATTGELCLSPVGLSAMNRLAPSFLASLIMGAWFYMTAVGNFVAGKIGEATGGHGGEMSKDKLLEIYALFGWISIGAAVAVLALSPIVKRWMHLDTLQDRDPLAGRDELAEPAAPGMRPQDETTPGPARS, encoded by the coding sequence ATGAAACCCATGGGCTTGTGGCAGGAAGGCGACTGGATCGCCGCTGTTGCCGTTTTTGTTCTCGCCATCTTCCTGACGGTCGGCGCCAAGGTCGCCATCCAGAAAGAGCCGGAATTCGCGGGCCATCCCAAGGGCCTCTACATGCTCTTCTTCGCCGAGATGTGGGAACGTTTCTCCTACTACGGAATGCGGGCGCTGCTGATTTTCTATCTGACGCAACACTGGCTTTTCAGCGATTCCAAGTCGACGCTGATTTACGGCGCCTACACCAGTTTGGTGTACATCACGCCGGTTCTCGGCGGCTACCTAGCCGACCGCTACCTCGGTCAGCGCAAGGCTGTGCTGTTTGGCGGTGTGCTGCTTGCCGCGGGGCACAGCTTGATGGCGGTCGAAGGCGTCGGCGGTCAGTCGGACCCGACGATCAACGTTTTCTGGGCCGCGCTCGCCTTCATCATCGTCGGCTCGGGCTTTCTCAAGGCCAATATCTCGGTGATGGTCGGCCAGCTCTACAAACTCACCGACGTTCGCCGCGACGGTGCCTACACCATCTTCTACATGGGCATTAACCTCGGCGCGGCGGTCGGCACGATTCTCGTCGGCTACCTCGGCCAGACGATCGGCTGGGGCTACGGCTTCGGTCTTGCCGGCTTGGGCATGCTTGCCGGCCTCGTCGTGTTCGTCCTCGGCAGAGGCGCCTTGCACGGCGCTGGCGAAGCGCCCCGCGCGCTCTCCAAGTCCAAGGAATGGACTCTCTATGCGATCGGCATCGGCGCGGTGGCAGTGATTTGGGCCCTGGTCCAGTATCAGGACATCATCCAGTCGCTGCTCGTTGTCTCGGGCATCGGGCTGCTTGGCTACGTGCTTTACGAAAGCTTCAAGCTCGACAAGGAGCCGCGCGAGCGGATGTTCGCGATCCTCTTCCTGATCGCGCTCAATCCGCTTTTCTGGGGCCTATTCGAGCAGGCGGGCGGATCGATGAATCTGTTCACCGATCGTTTCGTCGACCGTTCCGGCGTTCCGGCGTCGATCTTCCAGTCGATCAATCCGATCTACATCATCCTGCTCGCCCCGCTATTTGCCGGGTTGTGGGTCCAGCTCGCCAAGCGCGGCAAGGAGCCGTCTGCACCGGCCAAGTTCGGATTGGCGCTGGCGCAAATGGGCCTCGCCAACCTCGTGCTCGTATGGGGCGCGCAGGCGTACGGGCTGGCGGCGATGACCCCGGTCATCTTCGTCTTCCTGTACTACCTGCTCGCCACCACCGGCGAGCTGTGCCTGTCGCCGGTCGGCCTCAGCGCGATGAACCGGCTTGCACCGTCCTTTCTCGCGTCTCTGATCATGGGTGCATGGTTCTACATGACCGCGGTCGGCAATTTCGTCGCCGGCAAGATCGGTGAAGCGACTGGCGGCCACGGCGGCGAAATGAGCAAGGACAAGCTGCTCGAAATCTACGCCTTGTTCGGCTGGATCTCGATCGGTGCGGCGGTTGCCGTCCTGGCGCTCTCGCCAATCGTCAAGAGGTGGATGCACCTCGACACGCTGCAGGATCGTGATCCGCTCGCGGGACGCGATGAGCTTGCCGAACCGGCCGCGCCGGGCATGCGTCCGCAGGACGAGACCACCCCGGGACCGGCGCGCAGCTGA
- a CDS encoding GntR family transcriptional regulator: protein MTLRTQHEKPVYVRLRETIADAILTGQYGDGDPLPSVRALAADEQANPLTVAKAYQGFQDEGLIVVKRGVGMFVAPGARARLRESERSRFVTEEWPEIRARMKRLGLDPVELLDRERA from the coding sequence ATGACGCTTCGGACGCAGCATGAGAAGCCGGTTTACGTCCGCCTTCGTGAGACGATCGCGGATGCGATCCTGACCGGCCAATATGGCGATGGCGATCCGCTACCCTCGGTACGTGCCCTTGCCGCAGACGAGCAGGCCAACCCGTTGACGGTGGCCAAGGCCTATCAGGGCTTCCAGGACGAAGGTCTGATCGTCGTGAAGCGGGGCGTCGGCATGTTCGTCGCGCCCGGCGCTCGCGCCCGGTTGCGCGAATCCGAGCGATCTCGCTTCGTGACTGAGGAATGGCCCGAAATTCGCGCACGTATGAAGCGTTTGGGCCTTGATCCTGTCGAGTTGCTGGACCGAGAACGCGCCTGA
- the thiD gene encoding bifunctional hydroxymethylpyrimidine kinase/phosphomethylpyrimidine kinase has translation MTSTARILIVAGSDSGGGAGIQADIKTVTMLGGHAMTAVTAITAQNTLGVTAVHPVPAEIILAQIDAVVDDIGVDAVKIGMIGSAFTAEQVAARLERLRADQPGLPIVFDPVMVATSGATLADDATVAAFGRLMKVATIVTPNLPELSRLTAEEDPVAAALHLVGEHGCAVLIKGGHEEGDALADALIETDNMTSWQGQRIDTTSTHGTGCTLASAIAFFLAGGASLSDAVARAREFVRVALHDAPGLGQGAGPIGQANVRLDVGGAPRLNQVTVTGTNYARSVEFYLKLGLKQIVDNPPDYARFETAGGATFSVQIDAEEKIIATTAVYFECDDLDSRVEQLARSGLIFEHGPRNQPWMWREARLRDPDGNIIFLYKAGEARRFPPWRMRD, from the coding sequence ATGACGTCGACTGCGCGGATCCTGATCGTTGCTGGCTCCGATTCCGGCGGCGGAGCCGGGATTCAGGCGGACATCAAGACCGTCACCATGCTCGGCGGTCACGCGATGACTGCGGTCACCGCGATCACTGCGCAGAACACGCTCGGCGTGACCGCAGTGCATCCTGTGCCGGCCGAAATAATCCTCGCGCAGATTGACGCCGTCGTGGACGACATCGGGGTCGACGCGGTCAAGATCGGGATGATCGGGAGCGCTTTCACCGCCGAGCAGGTGGCGGCGCGGCTCGAACGGCTGCGCGCCGATCAGCCCGGCCTGCCGATCGTGTTCGATCCGGTGATGGTCGCGACCAGCGGCGCGACGCTCGCCGACGACGCCACCGTCGCGGCGTTTGGGCGGCTGATGAAGGTCGCGACGATCGTCACCCCCAATCTGCCCGAACTGAGCCGCCTGACCGCCGAAGAAGACCCGGTCGCTGCCGCGTTGCATCTGGTGGGCGAGCATGGCTGCGCGGTCCTGATCAAGGGCGGGCACGAGGAAGGCGACGCACTCGCCGACGCGCTGATCGAAACCGACAATATGACCAGCTGGCAGGGCCAGCGGATTGACACGACGAGCACCCACGGCACCGGCTGCACCCTCGCCAGCGCGATCGCGTTCTTCCTCGCTGGCGGCGCGAGCCTGTCCGACGCGGTGGCGCGGGCGCGCGAGTTTGTCCGCGTCGCGCTGCACGATGCGCCGGGGCTGGGGCAGGGGGCGGGGCCGATCGGCCAGGCCAATGTGCGCCTTGACGTCGGCGGCGCGCCGCGGCTCAACCAGGTGACGGTCACCGGCACCAATTATGCGCGCTCGGTCGAATTCTACCTCAAGCTCGGGCTCAAGCAGATCGTTGACAATCCGCCCGATTATGCGCGCTTCGAGACCGCCGGCGGCGCGACCTTCTCGGTCCAGATCGACGCCGAGGAAAAGATCATCGCCACGACTGCGGTCTATTTCGAATGCGACGATCTCGACAGCCGGGTCGAGCAGCTCGCGCGCAGCGGCCTCATCTTCGAACACGGCCCGCGCAACCAACCATGGATGTGGCGCGAAGCACGCCTCCGCGACCCGGACGGCAACATCATTTTCCTCTACAAAGCCGGCGAGGCGCGCCGCTTCCCGCCGTGGCGGATGAGGGATTGA
- the msrA gene encoding peptide-methionine (S)-S-oxide reductase MsrA encodes MAEEVAVLAGGCFWCTEAVFLDVVGVKSVESGYTGGSVANPTYKQVCGGDTGHAEAIRITFDPDEVSYADLLDIFFATHDPTQLNRQGNDVGTQYRSAIFPQNEEQSEGARAGIARANNEQAGRVVTTIEPMGEWYSAEDYHQDYWSGEGQRNPYCLATIPPKLQKLRKSFQARTKGSAAAA; translated from the coding sequence ATGGCCGAGGAAGTCGCCGTCCTGGCGGGCGGATGTTTCTGGTGCACCGAAGCGGTGTTTCTCGACGTCGTCGGGGTGAAATCGGTCGAAAGCGGCTACACCGGCGGCAGCGTCGCCAATCCGACCTACAAGCAGGTGTGCGGTGGCGACACCGGCCATGCGGAAGCGATCCGCATAACCTTTGATCCCGATGAGGTCAGTTACGCCGACTTGCTCGACATCTTCTTTGCCACGCACGACCCGACCCAGCTGAATCGCCAGGGCAACGACGTCGGCACGCAATATCGCTCGGCGATCTTTCCGCAGAACGAGGAACAGTCTGAGGGAGCACGAGCGGGCATCGCGCGGGCCAACAACGAGCAGGCCGGGCGCGTGGTGACTACCATCGAGCCGATGGGCGAATGGTATTCGGCCGAGGATTATCATCAGGATTATTGGTCGGGCGAAGGCCAGCGCAATCCCTATTGCCTGGCAACCATTCCGCCCAAGTTGCAGAAATTGCGGAAAAGCTTCCAGGCACGCACGAAAGGTTCCGCTGCCGCAGCTTAA